A genome region from Perca fluviatilis chromosome 20, GENO_Pfluv_1.0, whole genome shotgun sequence includes the following:
- the evla gene encoding enah/Vasp-like a isoform X4, giving the protein MLTPEISPGVLRRFSSAVIILRPIVQRQNGPSSEESEAQRRMMEQHQMQAHKERERRTSGSVVSTLQYKVSTPPTHPDTPPEYRQYRASTLPPSYARVASSSPPSSATSSPSQEKEVGAARDRAQLSSQLSTSLASAFSPVQAGVTTQGRQVRQIPLSPPTAARHLHLQQQQQQQDIMLPPKHGTWSASHLQHMYAQLPPSASPPVMMAMPVKQSQPTLPLAHPLPPVSTRMKPPPLDPNTVSGHHQYPQHQPHPHSNGQPDGSYSPHSQHLPLTPQYCEAVPLPPLIGQTAPGPAPSHQPQYPSTFHPQQQLHPQQQQQQAYHQQAQPPTSSSSPPSYTAMSDGGSPKKIPSPVPHQSPMVSSSPPVSAGHPSMLSVAPPPSAVPPPMAGPPAPPPPPGPPPPMAVPPPMPPPLPTGGGPPGGPPGAQHQPSGLAAALAGAKLRKVHRDENSPPGSGGKSDSNRSSGGSGGGGEGLMQEMNALLARRRKASEKPDEDDSSGRGPGQQNSTDALKKPWERSNSTEKSSLVSRVRPIGSTSESDTEFDRMKQEILDEVVRELHKVKDEIINAIRQEIGRIGTS; this is encoded by the exons GTCCAATCGTCCAGCGCCAAAACGGGCCTTCCTCAGAGGAAAGCGAGGCACAGAGGAG GATGATGGAGCAACATCAGATGCAGGCGCACAAGGAGAGGGAGCGACGAACGTCAGGATCAG TCGTTTCCACTCTCCAATATAAAGTGTCCACTCCTCCCACCCACCCAGACACTCCTCCTGAGTACAGACAGTACAGAGCTAGCACACTGCCACCCTCCTACGCCCGCGtggcctcctcctctcctccctcctccgccacctcctctccctctcaggAGAAAGAGGTGGGGGCTGCTAGGGACAGGGCCCAGCTCTCCTCCCAGCTCTCCACCTCACTCGCCTCAGCCTTTTCCCCAGTCCAGGCAGGAGTGACCACCCAGGGCCGACAGGTCCGTCAGATCCCTCTGTCTCCTCCCACAGCAGCCCGCCACCTACACcttcaacaacaacagcagcaacaagacATCATGCTCCCCCCTAAACACGGCACCTGGTCCGCCTCCCATTTGCAGCACATGTATGCCCAGTTGCCCCCTTCCGCCTCCCCTCCTGTTATGATGGCCATGCCTGTGAAGCAGAGTCAGCCCACCCTCCCATTGGCTCACCCTCTACCACCCGTAAGCACTAGGATGAAGCCCCCACCTCTTGACCCAAACACCGTGTCAGGCCATCACCAGTACCCCCAGCACCAGCCCCACCCTCATTCCAACGGCCAGCCAGATGGCTCCTACTCTCCTCATTCTCAGCATCTGCCACTCACCCCACAGTACTGTGAGGCCGTCCCCTTGCCTCCTCTGATAGGTCAGACAGCCCCAGGCCCAGCCCCCAGCCACCAGCCCCAGTACCCATCCACCTTCCACCCTCAGCAGCAACTGCATccgcaacaacaacagcagcaggcgTACCACCAGCAGGCCCAgccccccacctcctcctcctcacccccCTCTTACACTGCCATGTCTGACGGGGGCTCGCCCAAGAAGATCCCCTCCCCCGTCCCCCACCAGTCCCCCATGGTCAGCAGCA GCCCCCCTGTCTCTGCAGGTCACCCATCTATGCTTTCTGTGGCACCTCCTCCATCTGCAGTTCCACCACCCATGGCTGGTCCTCCAGCCCCACCACCGCCACCGGGTCCACCGCCCCCAATGGCGGTGCCCCCACCCATGCCCCCTCCACTGCCCACTGGTGGAGGGCCTCCTGGGGGCCCGCCTGGGGCCCAGCACCAACCCTCAGGACTGGCTGCAGCACTGGCTGGAGCCAAATTACGTAAAGTCCATAGG GATGAGAACAGTCCGCCCGGGTCTGGTGGCAAAAGTGACTCCAATCGTTCTAGTGGTGGCAGTGGAGGTGGTGGGGAGGGACTGATGCAGGAGATGAATGCCTTACTAGCTCGCAG ACGGAAAGCTTCAGAGAAACCTGATGAA GACGACTCCAGTGGCAGAGGGCCAGGTCAGCAGAACTCAACAG ATGCTCTAAAGAAGCCATGGGAACGATCCAACTCTACAGAAAAGTCCTCACTGGTGTCCAG AGTGAGACCCATCGGCAGCACTAGTGAATCAGACACAGAATTTGACAGGATGAAACAG GAAATTTTGGATGAAGTTGTACGCGAGTTGCATAAAGTGAAAGATGAAATCATAAATG
- the evla gene encoding enah/Vasp-like a isoform X5: MKPAVVRLFSPIVQRQNGPSSEESEAQRRMMEQHQMQAHKERERRTSGSVVSTLQYKVSTPPTHPDTPPEYRQYRASTLPPSYARVASSSPPSSATSSPSQEKEVGAARDRAQLSSQLSTSLASAFSPVQAGVTTQGRQVRQIPLSPPTAARHLHLQQQQQQQDIMLPPKHGTWSASHLQHMYAQLPPSASPPVMMAMPVKQSQPTLPLAHPLPPVSTRMKPPPLDPNTVSGHHQYPQHQPHPHSNGQPDGSYSPHSQHLPLTPQYCEAVPLPPLIGQTAPGPAPSHQPQYPSTFHPQQQLHPQQQQQQAYHQQAQPPTSSSSPPSYTAMSDGGSPKKIPSPVPHQSPMVSSSPPVSAGHPSMLSVAPPPSAVPPPMAGPPAPPPPPGPPPPMAVPPPMPPPLPTGGGPPGGPPGAQHQPSGLAAALAGAKLRKVHRDENSPPGSGGKSDSNRSSGGSGGGGEGLMQEMNALLARRRKASEKPDEDDSSGRGPGQQNSTDALKKPWERSNSTEKSSLVSRVRPIGSTSESDTEFDRMKQEILDEVVRELHKVKDEIINAIRQEIGRIGTS; encoded by the exons GTCCAATCGTCCAGCGCCAAAACGGGCCTTCCTCAGAGGAAAGCGAGGCACAGAGGAG GATGATGGAGCAACATCAGATGCAGGCGCACAAGGAGAGGGAGCGACGAACGTCAGGATCAG TCGTTTCCACTCTCCAATATAAAGTGTCCACTCCTCCCACCCACCCAGACACTCCTCCTGAGTACAGACAGTACAGAGCTAGCACACTGCCACCCTCCTACGCCCGCGtggcctcctcctctcctccctcctccgccacctcctctccctctcaggAGAAAGAGGTGGGGGCTGCTAGGGACAGGGCCCAGCTCTCCTCCCAGCTCTCCACCTCACTCGCCTCAGCCTTTTCCCCAGTCCAGGCAGGAGTGACCACCCAGGGCCGACAGGTCCGTCAGATCCCTCTGTCTCCTCCCACAGCAGCCCGCCACCTACACcttcaacaacaacagcagcaacaagacATCATGCTCCCCCCTAAACACGGCACCTGGTCCGCCTCCCATTTGCAGCACATGTATGCCCAGTTGCCCCCTTCCGCCTCCCCTCCTGTTATGATGGCCATGCCTGTGAAGCAGAGTCAGCCCACCCTCCCATTGGCTCACCCTCTACCACCCGTAAGCACTAGGATGAAGCCCCCACCTCTTGACCCAAACACCGTGTCAGGCCATCACCAGTACCCCCAGCACCAGCCCCACCCTCATTCCAACGGCCAGCCAGATGGCTCCTACTCTCCTCATTCTCAGCATCTGCCACTCACCCCACAGTACTGTGAGGCCGTCCCCTTGCCTCCTCTGATAGGTCAGACAGCCCCAGGCCCAGCCCCCAGCCACCAGCCCCAGTACCCATCCACCTTCCACCCTCAGCAGCAACTGCATccgcaacaacaacagcagcaggcgTACCACCAGCAGGCCCAgccccccacctcctcctcctcacccccCTCTTACACTGCCATGTCTGACGGGGGCTCGCCCAAGAAGATCCCCTCCCCCGTCCCCCACCAGTCCCCCATGGTCAGCAGCA GCCCCCCTGTCTCTGCAGGTCACCCATCTATGCTTTCTGTGGCACCTCCTCCATCTGCAGTTCCACCACCCATGGCTGGTCCTCCAGCCCCACCACCGCCACCGGGTCCACCGCCCCCAATGGCGGTGCCCCCACCCATGCCCCCTCCACTGCCCACTGGTGGAGGGCCTCCTGGGGGCCCGCCTGGGGCCCAGCACCAACCCTCAGGACTGGCTGCAGCACTGGCTGGAGCCAAATTACGTAAAGTCCATAGG GATGAGAACAGTCCGCCCGGGTCTGGTGGCAAAAGTGACTCCAATCGTTCTAGTGGTGGCAGTGGAGGTGGTGGGGAGGGACTGATGCAGGAGATGAATGCCTTACTAGCTCGCAG ACGGAAAGCTTCAGAGAAACCTGATGAA GACGACTCCAGTGGCAGAGGGCCAGGTCAGCAGAACTCAACAG ATGCTCTAAAGAAGCCATGGGAACGATCCAACTCTACAGAAAAGTCCTCACTGGTGTCCAG AGTGAGACCCATCGGCAGCACTAGTGAATCAGACACAGAATTTGACAGGATGAAACAG GAAATTTTGGATGAAGTTGTACGCGAGTTGCATAAAGTGAAAGATGAAATCATAAATG